GTGAAAGAAATTGTTGAGCTTGGGCATGTAGCGCTCCATGAAGCGCCTGTCCTGACCGATGCTGTTGCCGCACAGCGGCGTCTTGCCCTTGGGCACGTATTTGCCCAGAAAAGCAATCAGCGCGGCTTCCGCCTCGGCTTCGCTGATGGTCGAGGCCTTGACCTTGTCGATCAGGCCGCTTTTGCCATGCGTGCCCTTGTTCCAGGCATCCATGCCGCCCAGCAGCTCGTCGGACTGATGAATGGCGAATACCGGGCCTTCGACGCGAATCTGCAGATCGGAGCTGCTGACCACCACGGCAATCTCGATGATTCGATCATGATCGGGGTTCAGCCCCGTCATTTCGCAGTCAAGCCACACCATATTGAGATCGGATTTGGGCAGAACCGGTGGGGTAGCGGCCACGGGGGCGGCGCTGACGGAATTCGTACAGGAAGCTTCAGACATGGCGCAAATTGTCGCCTACACTGCCAATACATGGCTTCCAAACTAGATTTCACACTGGCACTTTCGCTGCTGTTTGCGACGGCCGTGGCCCTGCAATGGCTGCTGCGCGTGTGGCTTGTTTCGCGCCAGGTTCGCCATGTGGCCACCCATCGCGGTGCCGTGCCGCCGGCATTCGCCCATCGCATCAGCCTGTCCGCCCACCAGAAAGCGGCCGACTACACGCTTGCCAAGGCCAAGGTGTCGCTGATCGACATCGCACTGTCGGCCGCCGTGCTGCTGTGCTGGACGCTGCTGGGCGGGCTGGACTGGCTCAACCGCTGGCTGCTCGCGTTCATGGACCCCGGCCTGTGGCAGCAGTTGGCGCTGCTAGCCGGCTTTGCCGTGATCTCGGCGCTGATCGAGCTGCCGTTGTCGCTCTATCAGACCTTCAGGCTGGAGCAGCGCTTCGGCTTCAACCAGATGACGCCAGGCCTGTGGCTGGGCGACCTGCTCAAGTCAACGCTGGTGACCGCCATCATCGGCCTGCCGCTGGCGGCCCTGATTCTCTGGCTCATGGGCGGGGCCGGGCCGCTGTGGTGGCTCTGGGCCTGGGGCGCCTGGACGGCTTTCAATCTGCTGCTGATGTGGATTTTCCCCAGCTTTATCGCACCGCTGTTCAACAAGTTCGAGCCGCTGGCCGATGAAAGCCTCAAGAGCCGCGTGACCCGGCTGATGGAGCGCTGCGGCTTTGCGGCCAAAGGACTGTTCGTGATGGACGGAAGCCGCCGCTCGGCGCATGCCAACGCCTATTTCACGGGCTTCGGCAATTCCAAGCGCGTGGTCTTCTTCGACACCCTGCTCAGGCAGCTCAGCCCCGGCGAAGTCGAAGCCGTGCTGGCGCACGAGCTGGGCCACTTCAAGCACAAGCACATCAGCAAGCGCATGGCCTTGATGTTTGGCGCCTCGCTGCTGGGCTTTGCGCTGCTGGGCTGGCTCAGTCAGCAACTCTGGTTCTACACGGGACTCGGAGTCTCGGCGCTGCTGGGCCCGAACATCGACGTGGCTGCCGACAACAATGCGCTGGCCCTGCTGCTGTTCATGCTGGCAGTGCCGGTGTTCAGCTTCTTTCTCACACCGCTGATGTCCGCCATGTCGCGCCGCGACGAGTTCGAGGCCGATGCCTATGCCATGCAGCAGGCCGATGGCGCACAGCTGGCTTCGGCACTGCTCAAGCTTTACGAGGACAATGCGTCCACACTCACACCAGACCCATGGTATGTGAGCTTTTACTATTCACATCCTCCTGCCGTGGATCGCCTGGCGCGCATGCCGGCTCCCGCAGGCAGCTTGTAACACCACAACGGTTTCAGACATGAGCACACCCACACTGCAACAAAAAGACTGGTCCCAACTCAAGCGCAGCGCCTTGAGCACAGAGCAAGTGCAAGAGCAGCTGGCAGCCCTTGAGGGCTGGGAGCTGTCGGCCGGCCATGCGGCCATCAGCAAGACCTTCCGTTTCGTGAACTTCTACGAAACCATGGCCTTTGTGAACGCGCTGGCCCTGATTGCCCATCAGCAGGACCACCACCCCGATCTGGAAGTCGGCTACAACCGCTGCAAGGTCAGCCTCAATACCCATGATGTGGGCGGCATCTCCGAGACCGACATCGACTGCGCACGCCGCATCGAAGCACTGCTGAATCCGGCCTGATCCTTATGGCAAAACAAGGACGGCGCCAAGGCGCCCAAGCAGCAGGCGGCACCCAGACAGGCCTGGTGGTCGCAAGTTATGGCCGCCACTGCGTGGTCGAGACCCCGGACGGCGAGCGCCGCATCTGCCATCCGCGCGGCAAGAAAAGCCAGGCCGTGGTGGGCGACCATGTGCAATGGCTGGCCCCCCCACCCGGCCAGGGCGATGAAGGCACGATCGAAAAAGTCGTGGAGCGCCGCAACGTCTTCTACCGCCAGGATGACATTCGCACCAAGACCTTTGCAGCCAACCTGGACCAGCTCCTGATTCTGATAGCCGCCGAGCCGGTATTCAGCGAAGTGCAGCTCGCCCGCGCCCTGATCGCCGCCGAGGCCGCGCACATCAAGCCCATCATTGCGCTCAACAAGATGGACTTGGAAGAGCCTTTTCTGCGCGCCTGGCAGCGGCTGGAGCCCTACCGGAGCATGCGCGATGCAGCGGACGCGGCGCCGCACTACATGGTGCTGCCGCTGTCGCTGGAAGATGCGGACGATGAAGACCGCGATGCCATCATCGGTCTGCTGCAAGGCAAGACCACGCTGGTTCTCGGCCCTTCGGGCGTAGGCAAGAGCACCTTGATCAACTTGCTGCTGCCCGATGCCAAGGTGGCGACCAACGAAATTTCGCAGGCGCTGAACACCGGCAAGCACACCACGACCAGCACCACCTTGTACTGGGTGGATGAGGCACGCACCACGGCCATCATTGACTCGCCCGGATTTCAGGAGTTCGGCCTCTATCACATTGCCGCCACGCAACTGGCCGCCTGCATGCCCGACATCGGCGCGCTGGCAGACGAGTGCAAGTTCTACAACTGCACCCATCTGCATGAGCCTGGCTGCGCCGTCATGGCCCAGGTCGAAGCGCAGGACAGCCCCCACGCCATCAGCGCCAACCGCTACCGGATCTATGGCGAGCTGTTCGAGGAATTGAGTCAGGAGCCCCGCTACTGAGCGCCAGGCCCGCCAAGCCGGAAGGCCGCGCCATACGAGAGCAATTTCAGCGTTTGCCACGCAGCCATTCCAGGCCCGATGAGCGCCGGCACGATTGCGCCGCATCCGGGATAGACTGCCGACCACAACCCGGTGTTCACGCCATGAAACCCAGAGTTTTTCAGCCCTGCTTGCAAGCCGCCCTCGCCGTCGCGCTGTCTGCGGGCATGAGTCTGTGCTGGGCCCAGGGCACGGAGCCCGCCCCCAGTTGGGACGACGAGCCGCCCACGCTGTCTCGCTGGATCGAAGAGGGTTACAAGGCCGAGCAGCGCCAGCAGCCATGGCGCGCCGCCCAGCGTTATTGCGCGGCGGCACGCTATGGCAGCCTCGAGGCCCAATACCGGCTGGGCCGGCTGCTGCTGCTGGGCCGAGGCATGACACCCGACCCTGCCACGGGCACGACGCTGCTGGCCCTGGCCGCCCAGCGCGGACATGAGAAAGCCCAGCTGCTGCTGGCCGGCAAGCTGCCCGGCGACCGGCTGCCCGACTGCCTGACCCAGGGCGATGCGCCCGCACAGGAGTTTCTGGAGGCCAGCCAGGAGGCGGTCCCCCACGAGGTGGTGGCCAGCTATGTGAGCAGTCTGCCCAGGCAGAAGCGGCGCATGGCCGAGCTGGTGCAGCGACTCGCGCCCCGGTTCTCGATCGATCCGAGGCTGGCACTGGCCATTGTGCGCTCGGAGTCGAATTTCGAGGCGCAGGCGCTGTCGCCGCGCAACGCTCAAGGCCTCATGCAACTCATTCCCGAGACGGCCGAGCGTTTTGGCGTGCGCGACGCCTGGAATCCCGAGCAGAACGTGCGTGGCGGCCTGGCCTACCTGCGCTGGCTGCTGGAGCGCTTCGAGGGCGATGTGGCACTGGTATCGGCCGCCTACAACGCGGGCGAGGGAACCGTGCAGCAATATGGCGGTGTGCCTCCTTATGCGGAGACGCGTGAATATGTGCGACGCATACTGAGCTTCTATCGCGCCACGCGCCACGAGCGTCCTGCTCGCTGATGGCACCTTGAACCGCGCCCAGCATGCCCGTCGCACCTGAGCCACCTTCGCATGTGGCACTGCGCAGCGCAGCACCTCGGTGAGCCTCTGCGGCTCAAACGCTCATGCGCCCAGCTGCTGCCACGCAAAAGGCCATGTCCGGGTGCTCACCCGAGCAGACGGGCAAAGGTCAGCAAGGCCAGCAGCAAAAGCCAGACCACGACCGAACGCCAGACCAGCCCCACCACACTGCGAAGATGAGACATTTCCGGCTCTCGTCCCGGAGTGACATCGCTGCCCGCCCAGTGTGCATCGTCGCCCTCTTCACCGTCAGCTGCATCGCGAAAGCGCAAGGCCTCGCCCCCCAGGCGTACATTGATGGCACCCGCAGTGGCGGCCAGAATCACGCCATCGTTGTCATTGGGAAAGCGCTGCGCATAGACGCGCCAGTTGTCTATGGCTTCTTCAAAGCTGCCCACCATGGCAAAGGACAGCGCCGTCAGCCGCGCCGGCAACCAATCGATCACATACCAGGCCTTGGCTGCGGCAGACTGCAAACGCTCGCTGGTTGGCGCCCGCAGCCCTTCCGCCCCCTTGCGCGACCAGGCACGCGACAGGTATTCAGCCATGCGGTAGAGAATGGCCCCCAGCGGCCCCAGTCCCAGGGCCGAGAGAATCGAAAACCAGAACAGCACGCCAAACACATGGCGGTGTGCTGCCAGCACCGAGTACTCGATGACGTGGCGTACCACCTCGCTGCGCGGCACCTCGCTGGCATCGACCTGCTGCCAGTCGGCCAGGGCCTGGCGGGCGGCAAATTCATCGCCGGCATCGAGCGCATCGCGAATCCGCGTGAAATGGTGGCTGAACTGGCGGAAACCCAGCGTGACATAAAGCACGGCGACGTTCCACAGCATCGCGACGGGCCAGCCAATGAACTCCATCAGCGCCCAGAATATGCCCAGCACGATAAGACTGGGCAGCAGCACGGCCATGGCCCAGGCCAGCCAGCCGTGATGGGGCTTGCCCGCATCGAAGTTGCTGCGCACGGTCACGGTCCAGGCGCGGTAACCGGCCTGTACCAGGTTGGACCGGGCCAGCGGACGTGCCTGCTCCAGCAGCAGTGCGATCAGGATGGCAAAAAAGCTCATTGCTTCATCATAGCGGCGCTGTTTGTCGGCTCGTTACAACTGCTGTCTCAAGCCGCCAAAAAACGATAAAGATTGCGCAACATGCCTGCTGTCGCACCCCAGATATAGCGTTGCTGCTCACCATCCTGATAGGGCATGGCAAACCATTCGCGATCCACGCCCTGCCACTGCATGGCATGACGCTCATGATGCGCGGGATTGAGCAGATAGGACAGCGGAACCTCGAACAGATCCGCCACCTCCCCCGGGTTGGGGAAGTAGCTGGCCTGCGGGTGGACCAGAGCCACCACAGGGGTGATGTGGAACGCGGTCCCCGTCACATAAATCGGCAGGCGCCCCAGCACCTCGACATTCCTCGGGGCCAGCCCGACTTCCTCATGCGCCTCGCGCACCGCCGTGGCCTCAGCGGATACATCCTGCGGGTCGCGCTTGCCGCCGGGAAAGGCCACCTGGCCCGAGTGCGTGGACAGCCCGGCCGAGCGCACGGTCAGCAATACCGTGGGCTGCTCGCGCATGACGATGGGCACGAGCACGGCCGCGTCGGAGGGCTGCCTGGCGGTGATGCGTTTTTCCTGCATGGCCTCGGGCAGCCATTGCGGCGGCTGGGCAAAGCGCGTGCGCAGGGCCTGCGGCGTCTGCGCATCCAGCGGCACGGCCGGCAGCTGGCTGTCTCTACCCAGCAGGCGCGCCTGGCGCGGATCAACAATGCCCAACACGGGGAGCGAAGAATTATCAGTTGCAGGCATGTAGGTGTTCAGCCAAAACCAAAAGCAAGAATCACAAAGCCAAGGCCGGCATAAAAAAAGCCGCCACAGCGAACTGTAGCGGCTTTTACGGAATCGCTTCCGGTACGCGTATTACACGGCTGCAGCAGCAGTCTTGTTAACGCGCTGGGGCAGCTTTTCCTTGATACGAGCAGACTTGCCGCTGCGCTCACGCAGGTAGTACAGCTTGGCACGACGCACATCACCGCGACGCTTGACTTCGATCTTGGCGATCAGGGGAGAGTAGGTCTGGAACGTACGTTCCACGCCTTCGCCGCTGGAGATCTTGCGCACTGTGAAGCCGCTGTTCAGGCCGCGATTACGCTTGGCAATCACCACGCCTTCGTAAGCCTGCACGCGCTTACGGCTACCTTCCACCACATTCACGCTCACGATGACGGTGTCACCGGGGGCGAATTCGGGGATGGTCTTGTTCAGGCGAGCGATTTCTTCTTGCTCGAGGGTCTGGATCAGATTCATGATTTAGTCCACCTTGATCTTGTCCGCGCCAGAATTGGCAAGCACCGGGATTGGTGCTATTGCTGCATTAAGCGAGCTGCCGAAGCGGCTCCGCCATTTCCTTGCAGCGGCCGGATAGAGGATCAAAGAGCCTGAGATTATAGCTTGGACGCTGTTTTTGCCAAAAACCCCTCATCCTTGGCGTTGAGCAGCCCCTGCTCGCGGGCCTGCTCTATCAGCTCGGGCCTGTGCTCGGCCGTGATGCGCAGGCGCTGGTCGCGGCGCCAGCGCTCGATATTGGAGTGGTGGCCGGAGAGCAGCGCTGCCGGCACCTCCTGGCCATCCCAGACCTCCGGGCGCGTGTAGTGAGGACAGTCCAGCAAGCCGTCAAGCGCAGGATTGAAGCTGTCCTGCTGAAAGCTGCCTTCATCGTTGAGCACGCCGGGCTGCAGACGCGCCAAAGAGTCCAGCAGCACCATGGCTGCCAGCTCGCCGCCCGAAAGGACAAAGTCACCCAGACTCAATTGATGAGTGACATTTTTATCAATAAAACGCTGGTCGATGCCCTCATAGCGGCCGCAGAGCAGCACCGCCCCCCGGCTTTCGGCCCAATCGGCCACCACCGCATGCTTGAGAGTCGTACCTATGGGTGAGAACAGCACGACAGGAGCAGGCTCGGCATGCTCCTGAGCATCGGCCTCGGTGCGTGCCGAGCGAATCGCTTCAAGGCAGCGCTGCAGCGGCTCGGCCATCATCACCATGCCGGGGCCTCCGCCAAAGGGTCGATCATCGACACGGCGGTAATTGCCTTCAGCCCAGTCACGCGGATTCCACAGATGCACTGCCACCTGGCCCGAGCTGTAGGCACGACGCGTCACCCCGCTCTCAAGAAATGGAGCGAACAGTTCAGGGAACAGCGTAATAATGTCGAAACGCATTGGTATAAAAGCGATTTCAGCTACAAACTAGATAGCAAAAAGGCTTTCCAGTTCAATAATCGGGCTGCCAGTCGGCCACGATCTTCTTGCCGGCCAGATCCACCGAATCCACATAGGCATCGACAAAGGGTATCAGACGCTCCTGCTCCTTGCCCTCCTCTTCATAGCCCAGCACCAGCACGGTCTGCGGGCCGGTGGCCATCAGGTCCTTGACCACCCCCAGGGCCACGCCTTCGCGGTTGACCACGTTCAGTCCCATCAGATCCACCCAGTAGAACTCACCATCCTCGGCCTTGGGAAAATGCTCGCGTGCCACAAAGACGCGGGCACCGCGCAAAGCCTCGGCAGCGTTGCGGTCAGCGACCTCAAGCGAGGTGGCCACAATGGTGTCGGAATGGAAGCGCGCCTGCTTGACGGGCAGCACCACGGTGCCTGTGAAATGCTTGGCGCCTTTCTCGGCAGGCTG
This window of the Comamonas testosteroni genome carries:
- the rplS gene encoding 50S ribosomal protein L19; translation: MNLIQTLEQEEIARLNKTIPEFAPGDTVIVSVNVVEGSRKRVQAYEGVVIAKRNRGLNSGFTVRKISSGEGVERTFQTYSPLIAKIEVKRRGDVRRAKLYYLRERSGKSARIKEKLPQRVNKTAAAAV
- a CDS encoding CoA pyrophosphatase, which encodes MPATDNSSLPVLGIVDPRQARLLGRDSQLPAVPLDAQTPQALRTRFAQPPQWLPEAMQEKRITARQPSDAAVLVPIVMREQPTVLLTVRSAGLSTHSGQVAFPGGKRDPQDVSAEATAVREAHEEVGLAPRNVEVLGRLPIYVTGTAFHITPVVALVHPQASYFPNPGEVADLFEVPLSYLLNPAHHERHAMQWQGVDREWFAMPYQDGEQQRYIWGATAGMLRNLYRFLAA
- the rimM gene encoding ribosome maturation factor RimM (Essential for efficient processing of 16S rRNA) → MSHMPVLQATSLPADAIEVGRIADAWGIKGWFKVHAFSSAPEALFAAKDWFLQPAEKGAKHFTGTVVLPVKQARFHSDTIVATSLEVADRNAAEALRGARVFVAREHFPKAEDGEFYWVDLMGLNVVNREGVALGVVKDLMATGPQTVLVLGYEEEGKEQERLIPFVDAYVDSVDLAGKKIVADWQPDY
- the trmD gene encoding tRNA (guanosine(37)-N1)-methyltransferase TrmD, with the translated sequence MRFDIITLFPELFAPFLESGVTRRAYSSGQVAVHLWNPRDWAEGNYRRVDDRPFGGGPGMVMMAEPLQRCLEAIRSARTEADAQEHAEPAPVVLFSPIGTTLKHAVVADWAESRGAVLLCGRYEGIDQRFIDKNVTHQLSLGDFVLSGGELAAMVLLDSLARLQPGVLNDEGSFQQDSFNPALDGLLDCPHYTRPEVWDGQEVPAALLSGHHSNIERWRRDQRLRITAEHRPELIEQAREQGLLNAKDEGFLAKTASKL
- the orn gene encoding oligoribonuclease, whose product is MSEASCTNSVSAAPVAATPPVLPKSDLNMVWLDCEMTGLNPDHDRIIEIAVVVSSSDLQIRVEGPVFAIHQSDELLGGMDAWNKGTHGKSGLIDKVKASTISEAEAEAALIAFLGKYVPKGKTPLCGNSIGQDRRFMERYMPKLNNFFHYRNIDVSTLKELAKRWKPEAYTSFKKAQRHTALADVHESIDELQHYRRQLLSV
- a CDS encoding 4a-hydroxytetrahydrobiopterin dehydratase; translated protein: MSTPTLQQKDWSQLKRSALSTEQVQEQLAALEGWELSAGHAAISKTFRFVNFYETMAFVNALALIAHQQDHHPDLEVGYNRCKVSLNTHDVGGISETDIDCARRIEALLNPA
- a CDS encoding lytic transglycosylase domain-containing protein, which gives rise to MKPRVFQPCLQAALAVALSAGMSLCWAQGTEPAPSWDDEPPTLSRWIEEGYKAEQRQQPWRAAQRYCAAARYGSLEAQYRLGRLLLLGRGMTPDPATGTTLLALAAQRGHEKAQLLLAGKLPGDRLPDCLTQGDAPAQEFLEASQEAVPHEVVASYVSSLPRQKRRMAELVQRLAPRFSIDPRLALAIVRSESNFEAQALSPRNAQGLMQLIPETAERFGVRDAWNPEQNVRGGLAYLRWLLERFEGDVALVSAAYNAGEGTVQQYGGVPPYAETREYVRRILSFYRATRHERPAR
- a CDS encoding CobD/CbiB family protein; its protein translation is MSFFAILIALLLEQARPLARSNLVQAGYRAWTVTVRSNFDAGKPHHGWLAWAMAVLLPSLIVLGIFWALMEFIGWPVAMLWNVAVLYVTLGFRQFSHHFTRIRDALDAGDEFAARQALADWQQVDASEVPRSEVVRHVIEYSVLAAHRHVFGVLFWFSILSALGLGPLGAILYRMAEYLSRAWSRKGAEGLRAPTSERLQSAAAKAWYVIDWLPARLTALSFAMVGSFEEAIDNWRVYAQRFPNDNDGVILAATAGAINVRLGGEALRFRDAADGEEGDDAHWAGSDVTPGREPEMSHLRSVVGLVWRSVVVWLLLLALLTFARLLG
- a CDS encoding M48 family metallopeptidase produces the protein MASKLDFTLALSLLFATAVALQWLLRVWLVSRQVRHVATHRGAVPPAFAHRISLSAHQKAADYTLAKAKVSLIDIALSAAVLLCWTLLGGLDWLNRWLLAFMDPGLWQQLALLAGFAVISALIELPLSLYQTFRLEQRFGFNQMTPGLWLGDLLKSTLVTAIIGLPLAALILWLMGGAGPLWWLWAWGAWTAFNLLLMWIFPSFIAPLFNKFEPLADESLKSRVTRLMERCGFAAKGLFVMDGSRRSAHANAYFTGFGNSKRVVFFDTLLRQLSPGEVEAVLAHELGHFKHKHISKRMALMFGASLLGFALLGWLSQQLWFYTGLGVSALLGPNIDVAADNNALALLLFMLAVPVFSFFLTPLMSAMSRRDEFEADAYAMQQADGAQLASALLKLYEDNASTLTPDPWYVSFYYSHPPAVDRLARMPAPAGSL
- the rsgA gene encoding ribosome small subunit-dependent GTPase A, giving the protein MAKQGRRQGAQAAGGTQTGLVVASYGRHCVVETPDGERRICHPRGKKSQAVVGDHVQWLAPPPGQGDEGTIEKVVERRNVFYRQDDIRTKTFAANLDQLLILIAAEPVFSEVQLARALIAAEAAHIKPIIALNKMDLEEPFLRAWQRLEPYRSMRDAADAAPHYMVLPLSLEDADDEDRDAIIGLLQGKTTLVLGPSGVGKSTLINLLLPDAKVATNEISQALNTGKHTTTSTTLYWVDEARTTAIIDSPGFQEFGLYHIAATQLAACMPDIGALADECKFYNCTHLHEPGCAVMAQVEAQDSPHAISANRYRIYGELFEELSQEPRY